CACAGCTCATCTACTCTGAGCGTCAGCTCTTCCGAATATGGACCGTACATGTGAAACTCGTAGCGCTCATCGAAATCCATCTCCAGATGTTTTCCTATGTACACCATCTTTTGTAATTTTTTTCGCCCGCTCACTTCGCCGACTATCTCAATCAGGCGTATGATCTTGGCGTGACGATTAAGCATCCTCCATCACTCCCAGACGTTCTCGAATCTTACGGGAGAGATCCCCCGGCAAAGCCATGACTTTATCCAATGGAAAGTACAGCTTGTAATCAAAACGCCGCTTTCCGCTAATGGCCTGTACAATTTCTGACTTCTGTGACAGCTCGACAAGTTCGCCTGAAGGCATTTGGAGCATAATCGGAATGCGCTCCTCTTCTTCTCCGGCACGGTAAAAATCATACGGAAGATCGGAGGTCGTGTCTACCTCCAAATAATACATCGGATCAATTCCGGCAGATTGAAATAGTTCTTTCAACTCAGACAGCAAGCGAAAATCCCTCGGATTATATTCGACGTATTTAAAGAGATTCCTGTCCAAAAAACGGGCGCACAAATCTTTCAACACAGGGTCTTGCTCTCTGCGCCAGAGCTGCATATAGAAAAGAATGATCGACTCATCAAGCGCTAAATAGTCAGCCAGCTCTACTTTTTCCTGCAAGAAAGGCAGCAGCATGACAGGCTCCTGCATGAACGGATAGCCTTGGGAGAACAAGAGCTTCGCCCGTTGAAAAATTTTGCACAAGATGACTTCGGCACTTCGCGTCACCGGATGGAAATAGACCTGCCAGTACATTTGATAACGAGACATGATGTAGTCTTCGACAGCATGCATCCCGCTGAATTTAAAGACAATGCCATCCTCCTGCGGCCGCATGACACGCAAGATTCGCTCAATCTCGAAATTGCCGTAATTGACGCCCGTATAGTAGGCATCACGCAGTAAGTAATCCATCCGATCGGCATCGAGCTGGCTGGAGATGAGACTTACGATCAGTTTATTGTCATATGTCTTATTAATCACTTCTGCCAATTTCTTCGGGAAGCTATCATCAAACCGACGAAGAATTCGGTTGATTTGCGTATCTCCAAGCAAAATGGCGCGCGTCCAATCCTCGTGGTGATACTTGAACACCTTTTCAAAAGAATGGGAAAACGGACCGTGGCCCACATCGTGGAGCAAAGCCGCACATAGACACAGCAGCTTTTCCTCGTACGTCAACTGAATACGGCCTTCGAACGTCTCCAAAATTCTGCGCATCAGTTCATACACGCCAAGCGAGTGGTTAAAGCGGCTATGCTCTCCACCGTGAAACGTAAAAAAGCTGGTGCCCAGTTGCCTGACTCTGCGCAAACGTTGGAATTCTGCCGAGTTGATCAAATCCCAAATGAATTTGTCCCGCACGTGGACGTAGCGGTGGACAGGGTCTTTGAATACCTTTTCTTCATGAAGAAGCTGGGGCTGTTGCATCCTGGACACTCCCTTCCTGTACTGCTTTTTCTATCTATTACTGACAGTGAATTTTGATTCTATCATATCATACGTCTAATACCTTTTCTTGCTTAAACAAACTCTTACAAAAATCTGAAGAATGCCATTTCCATCTAGACCGAGTAAAAGGCATGTAGGATTATATAGGAAAAAATGGTTGGAATGAGAGGTTTTCGCAAGTGTGGACAAATACATTTCGATACATGACCAAAAACCCACTTTTACTCCTTTTCTTGATGATGATGCTCTTTTTGCCCTTGCTCGCCTCCTGGGGACAATTTCTCTCCTCAGGTTTTTTCGGACAAACTGTTTCCGTATCTCTACTATTCTGGCCGAAAACCGATTGGAAGGTCGCTGTTCCGCTTCCTGGCTGGCTTATTTTTGGTGTGATCTCGCTGATTTACGTTGGCGGCATCTTATGGCTTGTACGGGGGAAAAAGTTGGGGCAAGCCTTTCTGTTCATCCTTGTCGGGCTCTTATTGGCAAAAGCGGCTGGAGCTGCCTTTCAGGCGATTAGCGGATGGTCTACCACGCAGCCAATTGGTGCTCAGTCACTCGCTGGCAAAGCAAATCTGCTTGTGTTTGCCACTTGGCATAATCCTTTGTGGGAGGAGCTTGTCTTTCGCGGCATCCCGTTTCTTTTGCTAACACTCATCTATCGAAGGAGCACAGACCTGCCCACTGGTGTGAAGTGGATGTATCTACTCATTCCTTCCATGATTTTCGCCTACTATCACGTACCTGGGCATGGTCTAGGAATTCTTTTCGAATCGTTTCTCATTGGTGTTTTGTGGGCATGGGCAGCACTTCGCTGGGGATTGCTAGCTCCGATCATCCTGCACATTTATGCGGACGCGATGATCATCCCTTCTCTCCCCAAAATGAAAAACATGCCTCTGGAGGAGATTCCCTGGCTGGTCAACCAAAGCATGCTGCTACAGTCAATCTGGGCTTTATGTGTACTCGGTTTTCTCATACTGGTTCTTGCTCTGTTGATAATCGGCTGGCGAAAAGCAAGAAAAGCTTACTAAAAAACAGCGACAAACTCCCGAAAGAAATGAATCGGAAAGTTTGCCGCTGTTGCATGTATTATAGAGTCTCTGCCTCAGGCCCATACAAATCCGGGCGCTTCGCGGCTTTTTTCGCCAACTTTTTGATCTTGTGCTGCGTTAGAACGGTATAGAAGGACGGCACAACGATCAAAGTCAAAAGTGTCGAGAATGCCAAGCCAAAAATAATGGTGACCGCAAGTGGTTTGAACAAAACGTCACCTGAAATAGCTAACGGCATCATACCAGCAATCGCTGTAAGCGAGGTCAAAAGAATAGGCCGTAGTCGTGCCTCACATGCAGAAATAACTGCCTGCTTCAGCTCCATGCCTGTATGACGTGCTTCCTCGATGAACTCGATCAACACGATCCCGTTACGCACCACGATGCCCGCCAGCGCAATAATCCCCATCATTGTCATAAAGCCAAGTGGTGTCTGGGTCACGAACAAGCCGATCAAGCTCCCCGAAACAGCGAGATAAATCGTACTTGTAACCAGTACAGGGATCGTCAAGGAATAGAATTGCATCGCGATCAAAATCAAGATCAGGAAAACAACAAGAATCGAGAGTTTGCCCATGTCGATAAAAATATCAGTCTGTTCGGAAGTCTCGCCGCCAATCTCATAGCGGTATCCTTCTGGCAAGGACATACTATCGAGCATCGGCTTGATCTCTGCCATTACGTCTGTCGCCGTTCTCCCTTTCAGATCACTGGTAACTGTCACGCTCCGCGACAAATCGCGATGCGGAATCGTCTGTGTACTGAAAGTCGGTTTTACCTCCGCCAGCTGTGATAACGGGATCAGCTCTCCACGTGCATTGGCGATGCTGAGCCGCTGGAACAGCAATGCAGGGTCTTCCTCGCCTTTTTGCAAGAACAGCTTCATATCGATCAGGTCTGAGCCTGTATCAAACTCGCTGACGGTGATGCCTTCGCTCACCAGACGCAATGTCGTGGACAAGTCTGTATAGTTGACGAGCTTTTGCTCCATCAGCTCTTTGTTCACGACAAATTCCAAGGTGTAGCGTTCTACCCCGAAATCGTCTTGCACATTGTACGTGCCCTCTAATCCGGCAACCTTTTCTTTTGTTTGCGCAGAAAGAGAGCGCAGCGTCTCAATATCCTCTCCGTAAAAACGAATCACGACTGGTTTTCCAACCGGAGGACCTGCCTCCAGCTGCTTCGTCAAGATACTCGCTTCCGGATACAGCTTTTTGAATTCTTCCGTCCACGGCTCCAGCATGTTCTCGAGATGGGTCTCTTTTTCATTATAACGAACCACTAACTGTCCGACGGTAATGCCGCTTCCAGCAGCTGTATCTCCACCGAACATTTTCGGTGCACTGCCTCCCGCGTATGCAGATACCGCCTCGATACCAGGCTGCTTCAACACCCAATCTGCCGTCCCACGCACCACCCGGTCTGTTTCTTCCAGACTGTTGCCCACGGGGAGACGGATATCGATGAGAAACTGCGGGCGATCATCGTT
The window above is part of the Brevibacillus brevis NBRC 100599 genome. Proteins encoded here:
- a CDS encoding HD domain-containing protein — translated: MQQPQLLHEEKVFKDPVHRYVHVRDKFIWDLINSAEFQRLRRVRQLGTSFFTFHGGEHSRFNHSLGVYELMRRILETFEGRIQLTYEEKLLCLCAALLHDVGHGPFSHSFEKVFKYHHEDWTRAILLGDTQINRILRRFDDSFPKKLAEVINKTYDNKLIVSLISSQLDADRMDYLLRDAYYTGVNYGNFEIERILRVMRPQEDGIVFKFSGMHAVEDYIMSRYQMYWQVYFHPVTRSAEVILCKIFQRAKLLFSQGYPFMQEPVMLLPFLQEKVELADYLALDESIILFYMQLWRREQDPVLKDLCARFLDRNLFKYVEYNPRDFRLLSELKELFQSAGIDPMYYLEVDTTSDLPYDFYRAGEEEERIPIMLQMPSGELVELSQKSEIVQAISGKRRFDYKLYFPLDKVMALPGDLSRKIRERLGVMEDA
- a CDS encoding CPBP family intramembrane glutamic endopeptidase, with the protein product MWTNTFRYMTKNPLLLLFLMMMLFLPLLASWGQFLSSGFFGQTVSVSLLFWPKTDWKVAVPLPGWLIFGVISLIYVGGILWLVRGKKLGQAFLFILVGLLLAKAAGAAFQAISGWSTTQPIGAQSLAGKANLLVFATWHNPLWEELVFRGIPFLLLTLIYRRSTDLPTGVKWMYLLIPSMIFAYYHVPGHGLGILFESFLIGVLWAWAALRWGLLAPIILHIYADAMIIPSLPKMKNMPLEEIPWLVNQSMLLQSIWALCVLGFLILVLALLIIGWRKARKAY